The nucleotide sequence ACTTCAAGAAAAAGCTTTGAAATTATTTCAAGATTTAGGAATGCGAATTCGATATATGAACCCAGAGGCGCACGATAAGCATATTGCTTATGTATCACACTTATCTCACATTAGTTCTTTTATGCTAGGAAAAACAGTAATAGAAAAAGAAAAGAATGAACGAGACATTTTTGATATGGCAGGAAGTGGTTTTGAATCTACAGTGAGGTTAGCGAAAAGCTCCCCAGAAATGTGGACTCCTATTTTTAGGCAAAATAAAAATAATGTAATAGAAACATTAGAAGAATATATTAATAATCTCATTGCGTTTAAAGATTTAATGAAAAGAGACGATTTTGAAACTATTAAAAGTGAGATGAAGGCAACGAATTATATAAAACAAATTTTAAAAGGAATAGCTTAAATAGTTAAGATAATTATTAAAGACGACTATAGCTTAAGCATCAATAGAAATTAAGATTAAAATGGAAAACAAGAAAGAATTAGGAACTTGGTTAGATAAATTTGGATTAAATCACCCATTAGTAATTGCTGGTCCGTGTAGTGCAGAAACTGAGGCGCAAGTATTAAAAATTGCACATCAACTTAAAGATAGTGATGCAACAGTTTTACGTGCAGGAATTTGGAAACCAAGAACACGTCCTGGTAATTTTGAAGGTGTAGGTGCTTTAGGTTTAAAGTGGTTACAAAAAGCAAAAAAAGAAACAGGAATGTTAACAACTACAGAAGTTGCTAATGCAAACCATGTAGATTTAGCGTTACAACACGATATAGATATTTTATGGATTGGAGCAAGAACTACAGTAAGTCCGTTTATAGTTCAAGAAATTGCAGAAGCTTTAAAAGGAACTGATAAAACAGTTTTAATTAAAAACCCAGTAAACCCAGACTTATCTTTATGGTTAGGTGCAGTGGAACGATTTTATACGGCAGATGTTAAAAATTTAGGCGTGATACATAGAGGGTTTTCAACTTACGAGAAAACAAGATATCGTAATAATCCAGAATGGCAAATACCAATAGATCTTCAAAATCGTTTTCCTGATTTGCCAATAATTTTAGATCCATCTCATATTGCAGGGCGTCGTGATATTATTTTCGACTTGTGTCAAACTGCGTTAGATTTAAATTTTGATGGATTAATGGTAGAAACACATTATGACCCCGATAATGCTTGGAGTGATGCAGCGCAACAAATTACTCCAGCTACCCTAATTCAATTTATGGAAGATTTA is from Flavobacteriaceae bacterium and encodes:
- a CDS encoding 3-deoxy-7-phosphoheptulonate synthase; the encoded protein is MENKKELGTWLDKFGLNHPLVIAGPCSAETEAQVLKIAHQLKDSDATVLRAGIWKPRTRPGNFEGVGALGLKWLQKAKKETGMLTTTEVANANHVDLALQHDIDILWIGARTTVSPFIVQEIAEALKGTDKTVLIKNPVNPDLSLWLGAVERFYTADVKNLGVIHRGFSTYEKTRYRNNPEWQIPIDLQNRFPDLPIILDPSHIAGRRDIIFDLCQTALDLNFDGLMVETHYDPDNAWSDAAQQITPATLIQFMEDLKIRKRTDDEIEFKNKLNTLRTQIDVIDHQLIETLGKRMKVADDIGALKKSKNVAVLQAKRWNEILGKMILQGEEKNLSEEFILRVFKAIHQESINHQKKIING